The nucleotide sequence TTGGGGTGGAGGTATATAAAAATGACTTGTGATACGGCAAGTAAAGAATATACGGACAGCTTCAATTACTTTGTAAACGAAATTCAACCTCAGGTAGCACCATTTTCAAATAGGTTGGACAAAAAAGCACTGGAAAGCCCTTACTTGAAATCGCTTGATGATCCTGAATATGATATTGTGAAAAAGCTGCTTGAGAAGGATGAGCGAATTTTTAGGGAAGAAAATATTCCTTTAGAAACCCAAATTCATACAGAAGAGCAAAAGTTTGGTAGTATCTCAGGCGACATGACAGTGGAAATGGAGGGAAAGGAACTGACGCTCCAACAGGCCGGTGATTACCTGGACTTGTACGATAGGTACTTGAGGGAAGAAGCGTATAGAAAAATAGCAGAACGCCGGTTGAAGGACAAAGATCAGTTGGACGGTCTTTTTGATAAATTGCTAAACCTTAGAAACAAAGTCGCCCTTAATGCTGATTTTTCTAATTTTAGGGACTATATGCACACAGCTTTGGGACGGTTTTCTTATGGTGTGGAAGATTGTTTTAAGTTTCATTCTGCAGTTGAGGAAGAAGTCGTGCCATTGCTTAATGATTTGGCAGTTGAAAGGAAGAATAAACTTGCTCTGGACAATTTGCGTCCGTGGGACTTGAATGTGAACTACCTTGGGAAAACACCTTTAAAGCCTTTCAAAACAGGAGAGGAGCTGTTGGAAAAAACATTGGTATGTTTTGATCGGGTAGATTCTTATTTAGGTAATTGTTTAAGGACAATGAAAGAAATGGGGCACCTTGATTTAGTTTCTAGAAAAGGTAAGGCGCCGGGTGGTTATAATTATCCTTTGGATGAAACCGGTGTGCCATTTATTTTTATGAATGCTACCTCTTCTCTTCAGGATTTGGTTACTATGGTGCATGAAGGCGGACATGCTTATCACTCTTTTCTGACCAGAGATTTGGAGTTAAGTATTTTTAAGAACCCTCCTTCAGAGGTTGCCGAGCTAGCCTCTATGGCTATGGAGTTGATTTCTATGGAGCACTGGGATGTGTTTTTTGATAATGAAAAAGACTTGGTTAGGGCTAAAAGAGAGCAATTGGAGGGGATTATCAATACATTGCCTTGGGTGGCCACGGTAGATAAGTTTCAACATTGGATTTATGAAAACCCTAATCATTCTCGCCAAGAGCGGGTGAAAGCCTGGAACGACATTTTTTCCAGTTTTAGCAGTTCTGTCACAGACTGGACTGGTCTTGAGCAGTATAAAGACTATGTTTGGCATAAGCAGTTGCATATCTATGAAGTACCTTTTTACTATATAGAATATGCCATTGCGCAGTTAGGTGCGGTTGGCGTTTGGAAAAACTATAAGGCTGACCCTCGTAAAGGATTTTCCAGCTATACTGAGGCTTTAAAGTTGGGGTACACCAGACCGGTAAATGAGGTTTATGAAGCAGCAGGGGTACGCTTTGATTTTTCTCGTGAGAATATTAAAGCGTTGATGTCTTTTGTAAAAGCTGAGTTGGATAAGTTGGCAGTATAGATAACAAGCTATTGACAGGATGTTGTCCTGTTAGATCTTGCTAAACAACAAAGGGCCTCACTTAAGGCCCTTTGTTTATGGTTCT is from Cytophagaceae bacterium ABcell3 and encodes:
- a CDS encoding M3 family oligoendopeptidase, which codes for MSEALTLKKRKRRFLEEAFKVENWEQVRPYYEELVSRPINNVEELREWFRDRSELESVLSEELGWRYIKMTCDTASKEYTDSFNYFVNEIQPQVAPFSNRLDKKALESPYLKSLDDPEYDIVKKLLEKDERIFREENIPLETQIHTEEQKFGSISGDMTVEMEGKELTLQQAGDYLDLYDRYLREEAYRKIAERRLKDKDQLDGLFDKLLNLRNKVALNADFSNFRDYMHTALGRFSYGVEDCFKFHSAVEEEVVPLLNDLAVERKNKLALDNLRPWDLNVNYLGKTPLKPFKTGEELLEKTLVCFDRVDSYLGNCLRTMKEMGHLDLVSRKGKAPGGYNYPLDETGVPFIFMNATSSLQDLVTMVHEGGHAYHSFLTRDLELSIFKNPPSEVAELASMAMELISMEHWDVFFDNEKDLVRAKREQLEGIINTLPWVATVDKFQHWIYENPNHSRQERVKAWNDIFSSFSSSVTDWTGLEQYKDYVWHKQLHIYEVPFYYIEYAIAQLGAVGVWKNYKADPRKGFSSYTEALKLGYTRPVNEVYEAAGVRFDFSRENIKALMSFVKAELDKLAV